AAATTTGTTCCATCGAGGATCTAATTTTACATTTACATTGTATTCTTTTCCCAAAAATGAAGTTTTGAAATTCTGAATTTTCGCAACCTTAAGGATTTTGTCTTCTAAAAAATAACAGTAAACTTGATCATTGGCAGTATAAAGTTGGTTTAACACGACGTTCTCAGTATCCTGATATGTATTTTGGTATACACTTTGATATACTTTATTGAAAATGGTTGAAGGAAGGTTATTTGATTTATCAATAATTGGAAAGACTTTTTTTATGTAATCTACCGATAGTGTTTTTGTATTTTCCCTGAGCGCAACTTTGTACTTTTGTGGATTTTTATTTATGAAATCCCTTACCAATTTCATATAGTCATCTTGTGTTCGCGCTTTGGTATATGGATTCCAAACAAAGACATATTTTTTGTGGCCATCTTTGTATATTTTTTCTATTACCACGAAGTTATAATACAGAAGTGCTATTTCGGTCGGAATTTTTTTTGTTATAAACCCTTTTCCAGTTTGTCTGTAATAGTCCCAACAGGATAATATGTTAGTTTTAGCTGGCAATAATTTCTGTTTTAAAGACTCTAAATTTTGTATTGTATGCCACAGAATATATGAAGCTTGAGCTTTTGTGATAATAGATTTTTTGTTCAAGTTTGCAGGAAGAACTTTTAATAATTTTGCTTTGCTCAAGGGATCTTGTGAGTGGTTAATTATCTTGAGAGCTACAAAAACCTTTTGAACAAATTCTTCTGCAGTCACATATTTTACTTTTGGTACAGCACCCTGTGAAATAGTTGAGTTAAATATTGTAAATAAACAGCAGAGCATGAGAACAATTAATTTTGAGTAAGTGTTTTTGCTAAAGTTTAATAGATTTTCTTTCATCTTCGGTATTACGTACCCCTTTTCTTTAAAGTCTTAGTAAATTATTCAGAAGAGTTTTTTATAATAAATAATATCTGACAATATGGAAAATTGCAATATATTACTAATATGAAGCTAATATAATAAGATTGGTTCCAATCTTTTAGCCATATAAACTTTCTAATGGCACGTGGTGAAGACATATTTACCACCTAATTTATTACAGAATAGAGAATAAAAAGTTCCTACTTTCTTTAATAAGTCTTCAAGAAGTAAAGTAGGGAACTGAAACACATGGGAGGAGACCAGAGTTTTAGAATCTATGAATTTTTCAAATGGTGTCCTCCCATTCATACCTTTACCATTATGAGGTCTAAAAAAGTTCCACGTATCCTGCCACCTTTGAGCTCGTTGAATAAAGTCATCTTTGTTTTTACATCTTTCGGCATGAATCATTAAAAAATATTCGTCATCTGCTCTATGTGAATTTTCAATTACCCCCATAAGATGTTTTGCTCTTGGTGGAATAGGATTTAGTTCTACACCCAAAATAGAAAACATCTCATTCCACTCCTTTAGCTTTCTTTCACTTCCTCCGCAAAATTCTTCTCCATTGTCCAATCGGATTTTTATTGGGTTTCTTACATTATGCGTTCTTAGCCATAAAGCCACCAAGGATATAAACATAAAGCCAAAAGCAGATGAAAGTTCATAGGAGTAGGCTGTAAATCTTGCTCTTGTTGCAATGTCTATCATGTTCCACTCATAGCAAGGTAAATTGTGTTTTTTCATATGTTCATATACCTCTTCAGGAAGACTGTCTTTATCTAAAAGATGTTTTGTATCAAGTTGAAATTCAGAAAATGGAATGAGGGCTTCATAATCGTACAAACTTCTTTCACCCTTTTTTGTCTTTCTTGATTTTTTTGGTATAGCATTTCTTTTGAGAATAGACTTTATTGTATTTTCGCTTATTTTAATACCATATTTTCTGAGCAGGTAAAGAGACAAACGTCTGTATCTGAAGCCAGTTCTTTTAGATTCCTCGATAATGAGATTTTCAAGTTCAGTAGAAAGTTTTCTGGGGCAAGTTTTAGGTTTTCTTGATTTATCCTCAAGGGGACCATATATTGCTCTTCTGACAGTATGTCTTGATACACCTAATATTTTAGCAGTTCTTGATACGTTTTTGTTATTATTTTCAAACACTTTTCGGATTAATTCCCTTGCTTTTTCGGGAGATATTTTTCTCATTTCATGATATGATATAATATTCATAGTAGGCTGTCCTCCCATCCTGGTAGTTTTTTGATTTTTCTTTTGAATGGGAGATTACACTTTTTAATTATATCAAACAGGATGGAGGCAGCCTCAATTCTTTTTATGAGTTTCTCCTCACTATTTTCGCACATTCTTTCGCTGTGGTAAATATCTCTACACCTATTCGAGTATAAAACTTTCTTAGTGTAAAATATTTATAGGACATTGGATGGAAAAAAGCTCCCTCCTCTTGGTAGAAGAGAAAAAATGAAGTAGAATATAATGATGAAAAAATAAAAAAAGAAAAAGGAAAAACAAACCAAAGGAGGGAGCAAAATGACTGAAAATATTGTATCAAAAATAGAAGAACTTTTAAAGACTTTTGAGGAAGGATTAGAGAAGATAGTGAAAAGGGAGAAGGATTTAGCGGAATATTCAATTGAACTTAAGAAGCAGTTAGACCTGATAGGCAAGGAGATGATAAAGGAAGCATGTGAACTTATAGATGAATCATTGAAAGAAAACGAAGAGAGGAAGAAGAGGTATGAAGTTGTGAGGAGAGACAAGAGGGGTTTAAAGACAATATTTGGTGATATTGAATATGAGAGAACATATTACAAAGATAAGGAAGGCAAAGGATATGTTTATTTAGTTGATATAGTTTTAGGGATAGAGAGATATCAAAGGATAGACAATGCGGTAAAGGGAGCGATAATAGAGAGAGTAGTAGACATGTCATATGAGAAGGCAGCAAAGGAAGTATTAGGGGAGGATAGGATTAGTAGACAAAGTGTAATGAATATTTTGAAAGGGATAGATAGTAAAGAATTAGATGAAATCCAGCATAGCAAGAGTGTAAAAGGAGAGAAGAAAGTTGTAAAAGAGCTTTATATCGAGGCGGATGAAGACCATATTTCATTACAGAATGGGAAGAAAGAGATAGCGAAGCTTGCTTACATAAATACGGGATATAAGGAAGAGAAGGGCGTTGTTATTAGGAAGGAATTAAAGGATTTGCATTATTTTAGCAGTGTAAAAGAGGATGCAGATGATTTTTGGGCAAAAGTGGGTAAGTATATTGAAGAGAATTTTGAAGTTGAGAAGATAGAAAACATATATCTTTTAGGAGATGGAGCTAATTGGATAAAGAAGGGATTAGAGTGGATAGATGGAGCGGAATTTGTATTAGATAAGTTTCACTTAACGAAGGAGATAATGAAAATAGCAGGAGGGGATAGAAAATTATTTAATGAGATTTTGAAAGCATTAAGAGAGAAGGATAGAGAGGGATTTGAGGCATTAGTAAAAGAAAAGATGGAGGAGGTAAAAGAAGATGAGTTAGCTAAGAGGAGGATAAAGAAGGGAAGGAGATACATACTTTCGCACTGGGATAATATAGTATTAGAAGCAGCGAATGTTAATATAAAGGGATGTAGTGCAGAAGGGCATGTAAGTCATGTATTAGCAGAGAGGATGAGTTCAAGACCAAGAGGATGGAGCGAAGATATAGCGGAGACCATGGTAAAGTTATTGAGTTTAAAATATAATGGTTTTGAACTTATGAATGTATATTTAGAGAAGATAAAAGCCAAGAAGTCAGAAAGGCAAGAAGTTAAAGAAATAGCAAAAGGAATTATAAAGAACGGGAAAAGAGTACGAAAAGGTACGGAAAAGTGGAATAATATACCAGTTATAGCAAATGGTAAAGTTAACCAGTTACGAAGAGCATTAAAGTCTTTGATTAGTTGTAGCTTCTATAATGCAGGTATATTCTGATAAAAATTTTTTCCTACAAACTCTTGACACTATCTAAAAAGTAGAAAAGACTTCAACCAGGATCTTAAAAATGCTATTCTAAGTGAAAAAGCAAAGTTTTTCGACCAAATAGTGCTTGTTGGAGGGAAAAAATTAAAGACAAAAAATGCATTAATTACTGTTTCTCAAAGTAAAATGGAAGCATGCACCAAAAAATTCTTAAAAGAAAATATTAAAAAGTTATTTAGCGTAGCAAATATATTTGGAAGATTAGTAGGAGATAGTGTAAATGTAGTATTGGGAGATAAAGGAGATGTGACTGGGAGTCTGGATGTTGTAACTGATCTCTTAGATCTTGTAAGTGATGATTTGCTTGAAATGATACCTATAAATCCTGTTAAATATAACTTTTATATTGATGAAAATGACTATAAAACTAAGAAAATAATTATTACTTACAATGGTAATTTTACAACATTGCAAATAACCCTTGATAACATCAAATTTGGGAAAGATGTTTTATTCCCTAACCCTCCAAAAGAAGCTTTAAAAAAAGCCGAAAAAATTTCCTTTAAAAGTTACCTCAATCCAATTGGGTTTAATATTGGCTATTGGGATGGTGCAATTCCAGTTTATAATTACTTAATTGTAAATCAAATGCTTGCAGAATTAGACATGAATGGAAGTAATTTTGGATACTAAAATAACAATCAACTTGAATTAATAAGAATTATTAACGATTCTTAAAAAAGACAATATACAATCCTATACTCTCTTAATAAACTTTTTTTAAGGCCTGAAGGTAACCAAAAAATATCAAATGAACGATTACGAGATAATAAGAATAAAAAAATAAAGTTGTAAGCGATAGACTTTTTAAGTTTGTGAAACTTTTTGACAGTAAGTTTGAAACAATTTAAGGTTTAATGTGATGAACGAGAACAAAAAGCAAGAGAAAAGATGTAGCAGGCAAAAGAAAATCAGAGAACAAAGAAATATGGTCAAATGTTAGGAAGGTAATCAGAACCGATGTGCGATTTAGGGTAAGAAATAGTTTGCCTAATGACAATTTGTTTTTTGTAGAGGTTTTGAGAATTGTTGAGAGTGATTGAGTAAATTTAGCATTATCTTTAGCGGAATTTTGGCGCGTGGTTAGTTGAATACTTTTACAAAATACAAAAAATTAAGAAATAGAGGGAGTATTACTATGTTGGACTTATTGCAAAGGACAATAATTGAAGGAAGGTTGTCTTGCTATGTGAAGAAAACTAAGGAGTTTAATCCATATGAAAAATCAGATGTTTACGATTGGGAGTTTAAAAAGGAGATAAACCGATACATTTTTAAAGATTCTTATCGTGGATTTAATCCCTATGCAGGGGTTGAAATAATAATTGAGAAAGACAGTAATAAAGTAGTATGGATATGTGATTATGTTGGTTATGTTTTGGATAAATGTCCAATTGGTGCAAATCAAGTATATGATTTTTTAAAAGAAGCTAGGGCTAAGCATTTAGTGGAATGCAAGGATAATCTATTTAAGGATTTTACATACGAAAAAGAATTATTAAAATATAAATCGATATTTGAACTTAAAGCAACGGGAGTATTGGAAAAAACTGATATTTATTATGATAAAGAATTAATTGCCCAACACATTGCATCTGGAATTGTGAAAATATGAGGATGGATTTTTATGAAAATAAAAATTGTTAAATAGAAGATATAGTTATTGAAGGTAAAAATAGTTATATAAGAGATAAAAAAATATCCCCACAGTCATAAGATATTATAGTGCAAAAACATAACAACCACAAGTTATGCATATTAAGAGCAGGGGTTACTCACTCCCCCTGCTTTTGATTTGTCAGGTTATTTAGTTATTGACTTTTTACTTACATATATTTAAAATTAAAAGCTATCTTCAAACTTATAAAAGGAGGCAGCAAAAAACCTAAAAATGCTAACCCAAAGAGACGACATCCGAAACATTGCTATAATTGCCCATGTTGACCATGGTAAAACAACCCTTGTAGATAGCATGCTAAAACAAAGTGGAATATTCCGCGAAAATCAAGTGGTTGAAGAAAGAGTTTTAGATTCAAACCAGCTTGAAAGAGAAAAAGGAATTACCATAATGGCAAAAAACACAGCCATTATGTACAAAGGAATAAAAATAAATATAATAGACACACCGGGGCATGCAGACTTTGGAAGTGAAGTTGAAAGGTCGCTTGTCATGGCAGATGGTGTGCTTCTGGTTGTAGATGCTTATGAAGGTCCAATGCCCCAGACAAAGTTTGTTTTAAGAAAAGCCCTTCAGCTTAAACTCAAGCCAATCGTTGTTATAAATAAAATTGACAGGCCTTTTGCAAGGCCTTATGAAGTTTTGGATAAGGTGTTAGACTTGTTTATTGAACTTGGAGCAGATGAAGACCAGCTTGACTTTCCATATGTTTTTGCATCAGCAAAAGAAGGCATTGCAAAGTTTGATTTAGAAGATGAAAGTCACAATTTAGAGCCACTTTTTGAAATGATTATAAACAATATTCCAGCACCAACAGGTGAAATTGATGCACCTTTTCAAATGATAGTGACATCAATCGACTATGACAACTACTTGGGAAGGATTGCAATTGGTAAGGTTGTAAGAGGCAGTGTAAAACTCAATCAGCAGGTTGCAGTTTGTACAAAACAAGATGGAGTTTTGCAAAAGACAAGGGTTACGAAGCTGTATCAGTTTGAAGGTTTAAAAAGGGTAGAATGTAGCGAAGCAAAGCTTGGTGATATTGTTGCAATTGCCGGAATAGATGGTATCAACATTGGGCAGACAGTGGCAGATGCAGAAAATCCAGAACCTTTGGAATTTATCAAGATTGATGAGCCAACGATCTCCATGATATTTTCAACAAACGACTCACCTTTTGCAGGAAAAGAAGGTGAGTATGTAACATCAAGGCACTTACGAGAGCGCCTTTTCAAAGAACTTGAGAGAAACGTGGGTTTGAAAGTTGAGGAGACCAATTCACCCGATTCATTTAAGGTGTCAGGAAGAGGGGAGCTTCACCTTGCAATCTTAATTGAGACTATGAGAAGAGAGGGCTATGAGTTTCAGGTTTCAAAGCCGCAGGTTATAACAAAGATTGTAAATGGTGAGCTTTATGAGCCGTATGAATATTTGATAATTGATGTTCCAGAAGAATTTATGGGCACTGTCATGGAAAAATTGGGTCCGCGAAGAGCACAACTTCAAAATATGACTATCTTAAACGATGGATTTATGCGTCTTGAGTTTATAATACCTGCAAGAGGGCTTATAGGTTTTAGTTCTGAGTTTTTGACAGATACCAAGGGCAATGGCATTATGAACCATGTGTTTTATGACTATATGCCATATGCTGGTGACATTCCTGAAAGAAACAGAGGAGCACTCATAGCATTCGAAACTGGTGAAGCTGTGACATATGGTCTTTACAATGCCCAGGAGAGAGGTCGGCTTTTCATTGGCCCAGGAACTCAGGTGTATGAAGGTATGATTGTTGGTGAAAGTTCGCGCCCAGAAGATATTGTTGTCAATGTTTGCAAGAAAAAACACTTGACAAACATGCGCTCAGCAACGGCTGATGAAGCTTTGCGTTTAACTCCACCTCTGCAGCTTTCGCTTGAGGAGTGTATAGAATTTCTGGCAGAGGATGAGCTTTTAGAAGTGACACCAAAGAGCTTAAGGCTTAGGAAAAAGATTTTAAATCATGAGATGAGAAAGAAGATGGAAGCAAGAGCCAAAAAAGAGGAAAAGGAGCCTGTTTATTGACGGCTCTTTTTCTTTTTTAGTTTTTCATTGTGGTATAATATTAGCATAAAAATCAAAAGAAAAGTTTTGAGGTAAATAGTACTATGAGATTATGGCAAAAAAGTTTTAAATATTATTTGGTTGTATTACTCTTCTTAGTCTTAATGGTTTCACTTATTTATGTATTCTTCAAACCTCAAAAAGAAAAAGTAATCGAAGCTATGGTTGAGATTCCACAAAATACATCCACAAAAGATGTTGCTATGATTTTAAAGAAAAATGGAATTATTGAAAACCCATACTTTTTTATGTTTTACGTCAAACTCAACAACTATAAAATAGCAGCAGGAAAATACAAACTTTCATCTGATATGACATATAGAGAGCTTTGCAAAGTTCTTGAAAAAGGTTTTGTTCCAAAAGTTGCTATTAAGTTTACTATTCCAGAAGGATTTACGGTCCAGCAAATTGCCAAAAAACTTCAAAGTCTTGGACTTGTAGATGAAAACAAGTTTTTGGAAACTGCTAATAGTTACGACTTTAATTTTAAGTATAAATACAGTTCGAAAGAAGTAAAGTATAAGCTTGAAGGGTTTTTGTTTCCAGATACATATGAAGTATATCCCGGCGCTTCTGAAAAGGATATTATAAAAATGATGCTAAATAGATTTTTAGAAGTATATGAAAACATAAAAATTAAAAAGACAACAAATTTAGATGATATTCAAACAGTTATACTTGCTTCAATTGTTGAAAAAGAGGCAAAAAAAGATAGCGAAAGAGGGATTATTGCTGGTGTGTTTTCAAACAGGCTACAAAGAGGCATAAAACTTGAAAGCTGTGCAACGGTAGAATATGTGTTGCCTGTTCACAAAGAGGTTCTTTCTTTGCAGGATGTTAGAATAGAATCTCCGTACAATACATACCTAAAAAAAGGACTGCCGCCTTCTGCTATCTGCAGCCCTGGCAGAAAAAGTCTTCTTGCAGCTTTAGCTCCTGAAAAAACAGATTATCTATTTTTTGTTGCCAAAAAGGATGGAACTCATATATTTTCAAAGACATTTGAAGACCATTTGAGGGCTCAAAAACAAATAGAAGAAGGGAAAAAATAAAAATGGATATATCACAGGACATTTTAAACCAGTTTATAAGAAGTAAGCTTACAAATTTGGACCCAAGACTTTCTAAGATTGAAAAGGAGGCTCAAAAGAAAAATATACCAATAGTTTCAAAAGAGGTATCGCGGCTTTTAACAATACTTACAATGCTGAAAAAACCAAAGAGAATATTGGAGATTGGCACTGCAGTGGGATTTTCAACGCTGTCCATGCACCTTGGCTGTCCTGAAGCAAAGATTATTACAATAGAGATGGACTTTGACATGGTCATGGAGGCTAAGAAAAATATAAAAGAGTTTGGTGCACAGGACAAAATAGTTGTTATTGGTGGTGAGGCGGAAGAGGTTTTAGAGGCAATTGAAGGTGAGTTTGACATGATATTTTTTGATGCCGCAAAAGCTCAGTACATTGATTATTTCAACCTTACCAAGGAGAGGATGGCTAAAAATTGCCTCCTTATATGTGACAACGTGCTTTTTAAGGGAATGGTTGTGGGAAGAAGATATCTTAAAAGAAGGATGATAACAATTGCAAAAAGAATGAACAAGTTCATAAAAATGATAGAAGATGACCCTGACTTTGTAATGACACTTCTTCCCATCAGCGACGGGGTCTTGATAGCCGTAAGAAAGTAGAAGAAAAGTTTGTGGAGGTTTTTAAGAAGATGAAGATAAAAAAGCCTGAACTTGTTGCACCTGCGGGCGATTTGGAAAAGCTCAAAACTGCAATTTTGTACGGGGCAGACAGTGTATATATTGGCGGCAGGGAATTTGGACTTAGAAAATATGCGGGCAATTTTGATTTTGATGAGATGAAAGAAGGCATTGATTTTGCACACAAACATGGCAAAAAGGTGTATCTTACAGCTAACATATTTGCAAGGAATGAAGATATTAAGAAAATAGATGAATTTTTTGACATTATAAAAAGCTTTGAATTTGACGGAATAATTGTGTCCGACCCAGGGATATTCGTGAAAGCTAAAAAGCTTGGAATACCAATTCATATAAGCACTCAGGCAAATACAACAAACTATGAATCTGCTCGTTTTTGGCATCAGCTTGGAGCAAAGAGGATTGTACTTGCAAGGGAGTTGTCTTTGGATGAAATCAGAGAAATAAGAGAAAATGTTCCAGATATACTTGAGCTTGAGGCTTTTGTTCATGGAGCGGTCTGCATTTCATATTCAGGCAGGTGTTTTCTAAGTGCGTATATGACATACAGAGACGCAAACAGAGGCGAGTGTGCTCATCCGTGCAGGTATAAATATTATGTCATGGAAGAAAAAAGACCAGGCCAGTATTTTGAGGTATTTGAAGATGTTGATGGCACGTATATTTTTAACTCGAAAGACCTTTGCATGGTTGAGCACATTGACAAGCTTGCTTTTGCAGGTATTGACGCTTTTAAGATTGAAGGAAGGATGAAAAGTAGTTTCTACGTTGCGACAGTTGTAAGTGTGTACAGAAAAGCAATTGACAAGTTTATAAAAGACCCTGAACATTTTGAACCTGAAAAAGAGTGGCTTGAAGAAATTGCAAAGTGTTCTCACAGAAGTTACACAACGAACTTTTATTTTGGAAAGCCAGATCATGACGACTATAGATTTGAGTCAAGCAAATATGTCAGGGAATATGAATTTGTGGGAATTGTCAAAGAGGTATTGAATGACGGCTGGGCTGTGGTTGAGCAAAGAAATAGGTTTTTCAAAGGAGATACTGTTGAGGTTATACTTCCAAACGGAAAATATTTTATACAAAAACTTAATGAAATATACGACTTAGAAAACAATCCTTTAGATGTTGTTCCTCATGCCCAGCAGCTTACAAAAATAAAATTTGACAGACCTGTTGTAGAGTTTGCAATGCTAAGAAAGAAGGTGGAAAATTAAAAATTAATGGTGGACATGCAACAAAATGGGGGAATGAGCATAAACTATATGCTGACCTTAAAAAATGTGGCGGGGAATAAGAAAAATGTTTTACATCGAAAATCAAAGCTCATTCCCCCAACCGATGTCTCCTGAAGAAGAAGAAATGTATCTGAACAAGATGAGGGAAGGCTGCAAAGAGGCGCGAAATATTCTCATTGAAAAAAATCTGCGTCTTGTTGCGCATATAGCAAAAAAATACACATTTTCATTCCCAAATTTAACAGATGATATCATTTCTGTTGGGACAATTGGCCTTATAAAAGCAATTGAGACTTATTCTTCAGCTAAGTGCACAAAGCTTTCTACATATGCAGCAAAATGTATCGAGAACGAGATACTGATGTATCTTAGGCAGAACAAAAAATTTTTGTCTCAGCTTTCACTTGAAAATCCAATTGGTAGTGACAAAGACGGAAATGAGATAACGCTCATGGACGTTATGCAAAATGACCAGGAAGATATAGACGAGCAGGTTGATTTAAAAATCCAGATAAAAAATCTTTTGAAAAAGCTTGACAAAATTTTAAAAGGTCGCGAAAAAAAGATCATTGAGCTCAGATACGGGCTTAAAAATGGCATAGAAAGAACACAGATGGAGGTTGCAAACTTGCTTGGTATTTCCCGCTCATACGTTTCACGAATAGAAAAAAAGGCACTTCAAAAGCTCTATGGGGAACTTCAAAAGTTATGTGATGGTATATAAAATGGTCGGGATGACAGGACTTGAACCTGCGACCTCCTGGTCCCGAACCAAGTAGTTATTTGAATAAATGAAAGAAAAAGAAAAACCACCATAAAGGTGGTTTTTTAAAATTATGAGGGATGCTTTTCTAACTCTTCAAGGTATTTTTGAATAATAGTCAACACAAAATTACTCAAAGTCCTGTTTTCTTTGTTGGCCATCTCTTGAAGCTTTTCTCTCAATTCTCTTGGCATTGTTACAAGTACACGAGTATTTTTCTTTGACACAGCCATTCAATCACCTTCTTACAAAGTCTTTGTTTACTATTTGATTATATCACTCTAATACACTCTTGACAATAGGTGTTACACAGTGTATAATAGTGATACAAAACTATAGGGAGATGGTGAAGATGTACAAAGAAATATATAACCAGCTTTGGGATATGCGTTCAAGCCTTATTGACTATTGCGACAAGATGGATGAGTTTATGAAAAAAGTACTTGAAGAAGGTGAGAGAGATTTAGTAATAGCTCTTAAAAATGAACTTGAGTGTGCAGTTACTGTTGTAAACATGCTTATGAGTAAAATTTTTTACAAAGCCATATATCAAAAATAAGGGGAGCGTGATTTTACAATGCCAAAGGTAACAGTGAACATACCTAAGCCAGTCTATGACAAGCTTTGTAAACTTGCAGTTGAAGGCAGGACTTTGGACGAGATTGTAACCCATGCAAGTGGAATTTTGATTGACACTATAAGAAGAGCTACCAAAAGAGAGTTAGAGACAGCTCACTGGTTTACAATTGCTTCTGCCATTGATATGGATTACAGAAAGCTTTTGATTGCATTTTTAGACCAAGGCACAGAGCTATTCTCATCAGTCTTTATAAAGAACCTCAAAGTTGGAAATAACAGAGAAACTTCTCAGTGTTTAAGAACTCTCATATTGCTTGAGTACTTGAAAGAGTGTATACACAATGAAGGTATTGTAAATCTGGTAGAGCTCAGATATCCACCTTTGGATGAAGAACTCAAGTTTTGGCAGGACAAAGGCTTTACAATTCCAGAGAACATACTTCTAAAATCCAATTCAGAAAGCGAGGCGGTTTATCAATGATAACAATTGAGAAAGCTCAAACAAATGATGTATTTGAAAAAGTCTTTTCGCAGCTAACAGTTGACCTTGTAAGCTATAGGTCTAACGAGATTTTAAAAGACCCAGAGTATTTAAAGACAACAGGCAAAATTGATATCCTTGAGGCAAAGCTCAAAGAACTGATGAGTAAAGAAGCTTTAGAAATTTACACAGAGATTGAAGAACTCCAGAACTACCTATGTGCAATTTATGAACTTCACGGTTACAAACAAGGTCTCAAAGATGGTGCAAAACTGACAGTAAAGCTTTTGGCAGAATAGAAGCTTATGTTGGAGCCGATGGGGTGAGAACCTGTCGGCTCTTAAATACAAGTGAAGGAGGTTGACTATGAAGGCAGAGGCGTTATTATATCTCAAGGCTGCTGAAAGAACAATTGCAAGCTTTTTATCTGAACAAAAAATGGACAAGCCAGCAGGGCAAAGCATAGAAGAGATACTCAAAAAAACTGTTTTCTATCTGATCAGGTATATAAACACCAAACCAAAAACTGATTTTACGACAATGGAAGATGTAGAAGCTGCTCTTTCACTGCAAACTTTGGCCTTACAATTTATTGCTCAAATGACACCAAAACAGTTTTTAAACATCTTCCCTATCAGGAAATTTTACAAGGGTAGCAAGTATTCAACCAAAGATT
The sequence above is drawn from the Caldicellulosiruptor bescii DSM 6725 genome and encodes:
- a CDS encoding IS481-like element ISCbe2 family transposase, with amino-acid sequence MNIISYHEMRKISPEKARELIRKVFENNNKNVSRTAKILGVSRHTVRRAIYGPLEDKSRKPKTCPRKLSTELENLIIEESKRTGFRYRRLSLYLLRKYGIKISENTIKSILKRNAIPKKSRKTKKGERSLYDYEALIPFSEFQLDTKHLLDKDSLPEEVYEHMKKHNLPCYEWNMIDIATRARFTAYSYELSSAFGFMFISLVALWLRTHNVRNPIKIRLDNGEEFCGGSERKLKEWNEMFSILGVELNPIPPRAKHLMGVIENSHRADDEYFLMIHAERCKNKDDFIQRAQRWQDTWNFFRPHNGKGMNGRTPFEKFIDSKTLVSSHVFQFPTLLLEDLLKKVGTFYSLFCNKLGGKYVFTTCH
- a CDS encoding ISLre2-like element ISCbe4 family transposase — its product is MTENIVSKIEELLKTFEEGLEKIVKREKDLAEYSIELKKQLDLIGKEMIKEACELIDESLKENEERKKRYEVVRRDKRGLKTIFGDIEYERTYYKDKEGKGYVYLVDIVLGIERYQRIDNAVKGAIIERVVDMSYEKAAKEVLGEDRISRQSVMNILKGIDSKELDEIQHSKSVKGEKKVVKELYIEADEDHISLQNGKKEIAKLAYINTGYKEEKGVVIRKELKDLHYFSSVKEDADDFWAKVGKYIEENFEVEKIENIYLLGDGANWIKKGLEWIDGAEFVLDKFHLTKEIMKIAGGDRKLFNEILKALREKDREGFEALVKEKMEEVKEDELAKRRIKKGRRYILSHWDNIVLEAANVNIKGCSAEGHVSHVLAERMSSRPRGWSEDIAETMVKLLSLKYNGFELMNVYLEKIKAKKSERQEVKEIAKGIIKNGKRVRKGTEKWNNIPVIANGKVNQLRRALKSLISCSFYNAGIF
- a CDS encoding DUF5680 domain-containing protein, whose amino-acid sequence is MLDLLQRTIIEGRLSCYVKKTKEFNPYEKSDVYDWEFKKEINRYIFKDSYRGFNPYAGVEIIIEKDSNKVVWICDYVGYVLDKCPIGANQVYDFLKEARAKHLVECKDNLFKDFTYEKELLKYKSIFELKATGVLEKTDIYYDKELIAQHIASGIVKI
- the typA gene encoding translational GTPase TypA encodes the protein MLTQRDDIRNIAIIAHVDHGKTTLVDSMLKQSGIFRENQVVEERVLDSNQLEREKGITIMAKNTAIMYKGIKINIIDTPGHADFGSEVERSLVMADGVLLVVDAYEGPMPQTKFVLRKALQLKLKPIVVINKIDRPFARPYEVLDKVLDLFIELGADEDQLDFPYVFASAKEGIAKFDLEDESHNLEPLFEMIINNIPAPTGEIDAPFQMIVTSIDYDNYLGRIAIGKVVRGSVKLNQQVAVCTKQDGVLQKTRVTKLYQFEGLKRVECSEAKLGDIVAIAGIDGINIGQTVADAENPEPLEFIKIDEPTISMIFSTNDSPFAGKEGEYVTSRHLRERLFKELERNVGLKVEETNSPDSFKVSGRGELHLAILIETMRREGYEFQVSKPQVITKIVNGELYEPYEYLIIDVPEEFMGTVMEKLGPRRAQLQNMTILNDGFMRLEFIIPARGLIGFSSEFLTDTKGNGIMNHVFYDYMPYAGDIPERNRGALIAFETGEAVTYGLYNAQERGRLFIGPGTQVYEGMIVGESSRPEDIVVNVCKKKHLTNMRSATADEALRLTPPLQLSLEECIEFLAEDELLEVTPKSLRLRKKILNHEMRKKMEARAKKEEKEPVY
- the mltG gene encoding endolytic transglycosylase MltG, whose amino-acid sequence is MRLWQKSFKYYLVVLLFLVLMVSLIYVFFKPQKEKVIEAMVEIPQNTSTKDVAMILKKNGIIENPYFFMFYVKLNNYKIAAGKYKLSSDMTYRELCKVLEKGFVPKVAIKFTIPEGFTVQQIAKKLQSLGLVDENKFLETANSYDFNFKYKYSSKEVKYKLEGFLFPDTYEVYPGASEKDIIKMMLNRFLEVYENIKIKKTTNLDDIQTVILASIVEKEAKKDSERGIIAGVFSNRLQRGIKLESCATVEYVLPVHKEVLSLQDVRIESPYNTYLKKGLPPSAICSPGRKSLLAALAPEKTDYLFFVAKKDGTHIFSKTFEDHLRAQKQIEEGKK
- a CDS encoding O-methyltransferase encodes the protein MDISQDILNQFIRSKLTNLDPRLSKIEKEAQKKNIPIVSKEVSRLLTILTMLKKPKRILEIGTAVGFSTLSMHLGCPEAKIITIEMDFDMVMEAKKNIKEFGAQDKIVVIGGEAEEVLEAIEGEFDMIFFDAAKAQYIDYFNLTKERMAKNCLLICDNVLFKGMVVGRRYLKRRMITIAKRMNKFIKMIEDDPDFVMTLLPISDGVLIAVRK